The proteins below come from a single Paraburkholderia flagellata genomic window:
- a CDS encoding SDR family NAD(P)-dependent oxidoreductase: MNQLDLKNRVMVVTGGARGLGYAVAQRALRSGAAVALWDIDAERLERARSELSELGNVSVVKVELTDEASVEAAAQQTVKTHGAIHALVNSAGITGGNGLTWELPVDVWRRVIEVNLIGSYLTCRAVVPRMIEQGYGRIVNIASVAGKEGNPNASHYSASKAGVIGLTKSLGKELATKGVLVNAVTPAAAKTEIFDSMSQQHIDYMLAKIPMNRFLMPDEAASMIVWLTTEDCAFSTGSVFDLSGGRATY, translated from the coding sequence ATGAATCAACTGGATCTGAAGAATCGCGTGATGGTGGTGACGGGCGGCGCACGCGGACTGGGTTATGCCGTGGCGCAACGTGCACTGCGTTCGGGCGCGGCGGTCGCGCTGTGGGACATCGACGCTGAACGGCTCGAACGCGCGCGCAGCGAATTGTCGGAGCTTGGCAACGTTTCGGTGGTAAAGGTCGAACTGACCGATGAAGCCTCGGTCGAGGCAGCGGCGCAGCAAACGGTGAAGACACACGGCGCGATTCACGCGCTCGTGAACAGCGCAGGCATTACGGGCGGCAATGGCCTCACGTGGGAACTGCCCGTGGACGTGTGGCGCCGCGTGATTGAAGTGAATCTGATCGGCAGCTACCTCACCTGCCGCGCCGTGGTGCCGCGCATGATCGAGCAGGGGTATGGGCGCATCGTCAATATCGCCTCCGTGGCCGGCAAGGAAGGCAATCCAAATGCTTCGCACTACAGTGCATCGAAGGCGGGTGTCATCGGGCTGACCAAGTCGCTCGGCAAGGAGCTTGCCACGAAGGGCGTGCTCGTCAATGCGGTGACGCCGGCGGCGGCCAAGACCGAGATTTTCGATTCGATGTCGCAGCAGCACATCGACTACATGCTTGCGAAGATCCCGATGAACCGCTTCCTCATGCCGGACGAGGCGGCTTCGATGATCGTGTGGCTCACGACCGAAGACTGCGCTTTCAGCACCGGCTCGGTGTTCGATCTTTCGGGCGGCCGCGCGACGTATTGA
- the rhmD gene encoding L-rhamnonate dehydratase: MSMPTIKHVRAFTVRGGGADYHDQPDGHWIDDHISTPMARYPEYRQSRRSFGIDVLGTLVVEVEASDGTVGFAVTTGGEIGAFIVEKHLARFLEGQRVTDIEKMWDQMYYATLYYGRKGVVLNTISGVDLALWDLLGQIRKEPVYQLLGGPVRDELMFYATGARPDLAKEMGFIGGKLPLLHGPAEGEEGLRKNLELLATMRERVGDDFWLMYDCWMSLDVRYATRLAQAAKEYDLKWIEECLPPDDYWGYAELRRNVPRGMMVSTGEHEATRWGFRMLLEMGCCDLIQPDVNWCGGMTELIKISALADAHNVLVVPHGSSVYSYHFVVTRHNSPFAEFLMMAPKADKVVPMFTPLLLDEPVPVKGRLKVPDAPGFGVRLNPDCKLSRPYTH; encoded by the coding sequence ATGTCCATGCCAACCATCAAACACGTGCGAGCCTTCACCGTGCGCGGCGGCGGCGCCGATTATCACGATCAACCCGACGGCCACTGGATCGACGACCACATTTCCACGCCCATGGCGCGTTATCCCGAGTATCGTCAGAGCCGCCGCTCGTTCGGTATCGACGTGCTCGGCACGCTCGTCGTGGAAGTGGAGGCGAGCGACGGCACCGTGGGCTTCGCCGTGACCACGGGCGGCGAGATTGGCGCGTTCATCGTCGAGAAGCATCTCGCGCGCTTTCTGGAAGGCCAGCGCGTGACCGACATCGAAAAGATGTGGGATCAGATGTACTACGCCACGCTCTACTATGGCCGCAAGGGTGTCGTGCTCAACACGATCTCGGGCGTCGATCTCGCGCTGTGGGACTTGCTCGGGCAAATCCGCAAGGAGCCGGTGTATCAACTGCTCGGCGGCCCCGTGCGTGACGAGCTGATGTTCTACGCGACCGGTGCGCGCCCAGACCTCGCGAAAGAAATGGGCTTCATTGGCGGCAAGCTGCCGCTCCTGCACGGTCCCGCGGAAGGTGAGGAGGGCCTCAGAAAGAACCTCGAACTGCTCGCCACCATGCGCGAGCGCGTGGGCGACGACTTCTGGCTCATGTACGACTGCTGGATGAGCCTCGACGTGCGCTATGCCACGCGCCTCGCCCAGGCCGCGAAGGAGTACGACCTCAAGTGGATCGAGGAATGCCTGCCGCCCGACGACTACTGGGGCTATGCCGAACTGCGCCGCAATGTGCCGCGCGGCATGATGGTCTCCACGGGCGAACACGAGGCCACGCGCTGGGGCTTTCGCATGCTGCTGGAAATGGGCTGCTGCGACCTGATCCAGCCCGACGTGAACTGGTGCGGCGGCATGACCGAACTCATCAAGATCTCGGCGCTCGCCGATGCGCACAACGTGCTGGTCGTGCCGCACGGCTCGTCGGTGTACAGCTATCACTTCGTCGTGACGCGCCATAACTCGCCGTTCGCGGAATTCCTCATGATGGCGCCGAAGGCCGACAAGGTGGTGCCGATGTTCACGCCGCTCCTGCTCGACGAACCGGTGCCGGTGAAGGGCAGGCTCAAGGTGCCGGACGCGCCCGGCTTCGGCGTTCGCCTTAATCCGGACTGCAAACTTTCGCGTCCTTATACACACTAG
- a CDS encoding fumarylacetoacetate hydrolase family protein produces the protein MKLVRWGSRGAEKPGVIDSEGRVRDLSSVTPEVAGKRLGAAVLREIAALDLTTLPLVPANTRLGPCVGDVGKIVCVGLNYSDHAAESNMPVPKEPVLFLKATSSIAGPYDDVLIPPGAKKVDWEVELGVVIGEEARNVPRERALDYVAGYCVVNDVSEREWQIERGGQWDKGKGYDTFAPLGPWLVTRDEVADPQALDMWLEVDGKRYQNGNTRTMIFDVATLVSYISQFMSLQPGDVISTGTPPGVGMGQKPEPVYLRAGQTMRLGVSGLGEQQQRLVAEQGGQAQ, from the coding sequence ATGAAGCTGGTCCGTTGGGGCAGTAGGGGAGCTGAAAAGCCGGGTGTGATCGACAGCGAGGGGCGCGTGCGCGATCTCTCCAGCGTCACTCCGGAGGTGGCCGGCAAGCGCCTCGGCGCGGCTGTGCTGCGTGAAATCGCGGCACTCGATCTCACCACCTTGCCGCTCGTTCCCGCCAATACCCGCCTCGGCCCTTGCGTGGGCGACGTCGGCAAGATCGTCTGCGTGGGCCTGAACTACTCCGACCACGCCGCCGAATCGAACATGCCCGTACCCAAGGAGCCCGTGCTCTTTCTCAAGGCCACGAGTTCCATCGCTGGCCCCTACGACGACGTGCTGATTCCCCCGGGGGCGAAGAAAGTCGACTGGGAAGTCGAGCTAGGCGTGGTGATCGGCGAGGAAGCGCGCAATGTGCCGCGCGAGCGCGCGCTCGATTATGTGGCCGGTTATTGCGTCGTCAACGACGTCTCCGAGCGCGAATGGCAGATCGAGCGCGGCGGCCAGTGGGACAAGGGCAAGGGCTACGACACCTTCGCGCCGCTCGGCCCCTGGCTCGTCACACGCGACGAAGTTGCCGACCCGCAGGCGCTCGACATGTGGCTCGAAGTCGACGGAAAGCGCTACCAGAACGGCAACACGCGCACGATGATTTTCGACGTGGCCACGCTCGTTTCCTATATCAGCCAGTTCATGAGCCTGCAGCCCGGCGATGTGATCTCGACGGGCACGCCGCCGGGCGTGGGCATGGGGCAGAAGCCCGAGCCGGTCTATCTGCGCGCAGGCCAGACCATGCGACTGGGCGTGAGCGGGCTCGGCGAACAACAGCAACGCCTCGTGGCGGAACAAGGAGGGCAGGCGCAATGA
- a CDS encoding MFS transporter: MLTEASTLAEAACRKAMRRLLPFLLLMYVLAFLDRANIGFAQKALQHDTGLSDAAFAFGAGVFFVGYALFEVPSNLALHRVGARIWMCRIMVTWGLISAAMAWVQSPTSFYVLRFLLGVAEAGFFPGIIYYLTQWFPQSSRARAIGVFYFGAPLAFIFGGPLSGLLIDMHGTFGLAGWKWLFLVEGGLASAVGVWAFWYLVDKPTDARWLSADERRALSSAIQLDAREAAAHGPRDALAALFDRRVLAYAGIYALIQMSVYGVIFFLPQQVASLVGASVGLKVGLLAAVPWLCAVALTWIVPRRVDRVGGHRAWAARLLVMSGVGIAVSGLAGGLGGTAGAIIAMLGLCCAASGFIAAQPLFWTFPARDLAGAASASGIALINSLGGLGGFVAPMLRAAADRNFASHAAGLELLGLASIAAALLILIVAPRAATPAARSFEPPVRRAR, from the coding sequence ATGTTGACCGAGGCATCAACCCTGGCAGAAGCCGCCTGCCGCAAGGCAATGCGCCGCCTCCTGCCTTTTCTGCTCTTGATGTACGTGCTCGCGTTTCTCGACCGCGCGAACATCGGCTTCGCGCAAAAGGCGCTGCAGCACGATACGGGCCTGTCGGACGCGGCATTCGCTTTCGGCGCGGGCGTGTTCTTCGTCGGCTATGCGCTTTTCGAAGTGCCGAGCAATCTCGCGCTGCACCGCGTGGGCGCGCGGATCTGGATGTGCCGCATCATGGTCACGTGGGGCCTGATTTCCGCGGCAATGGCGTGGGTGCAGTCGCCCACCTCGTTCTATGTGCTGCGATTCCTGCTGGGCGTGGCCGAAGCGGGTTTCTTCCCCGGCATCATCTATTACCTCACGCAGTGGTTTCCGCAGTCCTCGCGTGCGCGCGCCATTGGCGTGTTTTATTTCGGCGCGCCGCTTGCGTTCATCTTCGGCGGCCCGTTGTCAGGACTTCTGATCGACATGCACGGCACCTTCGGGCTGGCGGGCTGGAAGTGGCTCTTTCTCGTGGAAGGCGGCCTTGCATCGGCCGTGGGCGTGTGGGCCTTCTGGTATCTCGTCGACAAGCCCACGGATGCGCGCTGGCTGAGCGCAGATGAACGCCGCGCGCTGTCCAGCGCAATCCAGCTCGATGCGCGCGAGGCCGCCGCGCACGGTCCGCGCGATGCGCTCGCCGCGTTATTCGACCGCCGCGTGCTCGCCTATGCCGGCATTTATGCGCTGATCCAGATGAGCGTGTACGGCGTGATCTTCTTTCTGCCGCAACAGGTGGCCTCGCTCGTGGGCGCGTCCGTGGGTTTGAAGGTGGGCCTGCTCGCAGCCGTGCCCTGGCTGTGCGCCGTGGCGCTCACGTGGATCGTGCCGCGCCGTGTGGACCGCGTGGGCGGTCATCGTGCATGGGCTGCGCGACTGCTCGTGATGTCGGGTGTCGGCATTGCGGTCTCGGGTCTGGCAGGAGGCCTTGGCGGCACAGCGGGCGCGATCATCGCGATGCTCGGCCTGTGTTGTGCTGCGAGCGGCTTCATCGCTGCGCAGCCGCTCTTCTGGACCTTCCCGGCGCGCGATCTCGCAGGCGCGGCTTCGGCCAGCGGCATTGCGCTCATCAATTCGCTCGGCGGTCTGGGCGGTTTCGTCGCGCCGATGCTGCGCGCCGCCGCTGACCGGAACTTCGCTTCACACGCGGCGGGCCTCGAACTGCTCGGCCTCGCGAGCATTGCCGCCGCGCTGCTCATTCTCATCGTCGCGCCGCGCGCCGCAACGCCGGCGGCCCGGTCGTTCGAGCCGCCCGTGCGGCGCGCGCGTTAA